From Pseudomonas arsenicoxydans:
ATCTGAAGCCATCCAAGGGCACTGATAGCGCCCGTGAGGCGTTCTCTCAGGATCAAGTCAAGGCCCTGATGGCTCACGCTAAGGCCCTCCCAGTAGACTCATGGCAGCGCTGGGCATTGTCCCTTGGGGTAATCGCTGGGACCCGTATCGAGGAGCTTCGACAGTTGACCAAGGCTGACGTTAAGCAGGTCGCTGGTGTCTGGGTCATCGACATCAACAGGAACGATGGCAAGACAGCCAAGACCAAGAGCGCTTTGAGGGTCATCCCGTTGACCGATGGGGCCTATGGGTTTGACCTTCAGGCGTTCCTTGAGTTTGTCCCTGAGAAGGCTGACAGCCGTTTGTTCGCGCTGGGTGGTGGTCAGTTCTCTGCGTTACTAAATGGTGCCCTTCGAGATGTCCTGAGCCTAAAGGCCGACCGAACCCAGACCTTCCACTCGCTACGTCATTCGCTGGCGGGCGCCTTGAAGACCGCTGAGATTCCTGTGGGGACCGCTGAGTCCATCTTGGGGCACGCTTCGGGGTCGATCAGCTACGACCTGTACGGGGCTGGCGCGTCTGTGGAGATTGGCCGTATGGCCGAGGCGCTGAAGACCGCCTTACTCTGAGGTTATGAAGGGTCTGCCGCTTGCGGTGGACCTGCTTTGAAAAGCGTAATTTCATGGGCATCGAGCTGGATGTCCTCGTGGGTCACCCTGAGCACGAGCTGATCTTTGTGGGCATCCAAGTGGCTAAAGCCGCTGGTCTGCGTGACTACTCGGGTAGCGTTATGGCCTACCGCCAATCCAAGGTAGGCAAGGATGGCCCCCGCTTCACCATTGCGAGCTTCATGGAAGAAAGTTCCATCAAGGTCCCTGAGGACTACCGGGGCCAGCGTCTACGGTCCACTACGGCAATGATGACTGAGCCTCAGACATACCAGATGCTCCTTAGAGGCAACTCACCAGCCTCTGAGCCCTTCCGCAAGTGGGTCACAGAGGAAGTCCTCCCGACCATCCGCAAGACCGGCTCTTACAAGGCTGAGGAGTCCACCAACCCTATCGCACTGGGTCTCATGGATGAACTCAAGGCCCTTCGGGCTGACTTTGCGGAACTCAAGCTGCTGATCCAAGCGATGCCCACTCAGGGCGCTCCTGTGGTCACCGTCAAGAGCCCTTACGAGGGCGTCACCAAGGGCACGGTCTGGTATCACAAGGACCTCCAAGCGATCCGCAAGGCTGGCGACACGCTGAAATAAGGCGTTCCTACGTCGATTCTGAGTAACTCGCTGGGTCCTCGCCTTGCTGCCTTCACGTAGCGTCGTGGTGCTGAAGGCTGTTCCTGGCTGAATCTGTGACGAATCCCTGAGATGCCCCGTGTTTGCTGGTCGAAAGTCCGTTGTCGTTAAAAACCCTCACTGTTGCGACCACACACAACTTTGAGGAGATCCAATGACCAGTTACAACCCTGCTCAACACGAAGCCATCACCACCGCCGTAGCCGAGACCCCCAAGCGTGGCCGAGGCCGACCGACCAAGATCATCAACAACCTGTTCCAAGGCTTCATAGGACCACACACGTACTGGGGTCAATACCCCAAATTCGCTATGGACATCCTTGCGGGCATCGCTCGGCTTGACTGGCATGACCGTGCTATCGGCGTAGGCGGCTCATCTAAACCGTTGTCCGTTAAGCGCCTCGTTGCGATCCTCTCGGAACTTGAAGTCGTCTCTGCGGCCACCGTCATGACCCAATACAGGTTGGGTCTTCGACAAGCGCAGCGATACGTGAAGGCCATTGAATTGGCAATGCCGTACCTCCTTAAGAGCCGACCCGATGGCCTGAGCTACGAGATGTGTTATGGCTTCTTGAGGGACTCGACCCGGCCTAACGACTGGGAGGACCAACTTGAGCCACCGAGCCCAGAAGTCCTCGCAAAGCTGCACCACGACCTGAGAACACTGGGTGCTGAAAGCGCCTCTGATTAAATGCCGCATACTATTAAAGAACTCAACGAGCCCTGAAGGACCAACGGAATCGACCAGATAACAGAACGCTTATCGACCATTCTCAATGAGGAGATGAATTTTGATTTTATTAATCATCTTCCCTTCAAGGGCTTCTTAAAGAACAACTTCAAGGAGAACTCTCATGACCAACTCCATCACCTGCCCAGCAAGCTCACAGCTCTCTGAGATCGACCTCGACACCTTGTCTCTGATCTTCACCAAACCTTTACGAGGTCAGCTCATGGGTCTACGGAACATCCTGAGTTCTCGCAACGCCTCCTTTAGAACCTACGAGGCTGGGACGGTCACCTTCGACATGGACGCCATGCTTCGTGAAGTGTCCTTTAAGTGCTCCTCGATGGCTGCTCAGAAGCTCTCGGAATTGGTCGCCAAGGGTCTCTGCCTTCAGGCCATCGCTTCGACCCCGTTGAGCATTCCCTTGACGGGAACTGAGCGAATCGCACTCAGGACTTGAAGGTTCCGTCAAGGGACGTTTAAAAACCCTCACTATTGTAGACAGACACTCAGCGATCAGAAAAAAGATTTCTGTGTCGTCGTTAGCTGCTCGCCAGTTGCTCCAACGACCGTCGCCACGGTTGCCCTCAAAGATGCCCGCTCAGGTCCGCCATGTCCTGATCCAGCGTTAGCCACATAACCCAAACCAAGAACCTTTTGATCGACCTTGGAAGATGCCCATGCGGCTCCCTCCTTGCCGTCTTGTCGTGCGCGTCTATGGCGCCAAGGTCGATCAAAGGGTCACCTCACAGGAGATCCACCACCATGCTTATCAACATCACCAAAGTCCTGAAGAACGAAGTAACCGTGTACGGCCAAACCATGAACCGTGAGTACGTAGAGAACATCTTGCTTCCCATTCTGGTCGCCCAATGCGGCTCCGTCCGTGGTCGTCAATTCGAGGTCGTTAAGGCGTTCGATGAGGCCGGTCTGTCGCTCGATGCGATCCCCGATGTCGCCCGTGAGTACCGCCAAGACCAGCACGCAAAGGCGACTGAGCGAGCCCGTCAACAAGCTGAGGCTAATGCTCATGCTGAGCGCTGTCGTGAAGCTACGCCCCGTGAGCTGGCTCAAGCGAAAGCCGACAGGGAAGCCCGTGCTGAAGCCATCCGTGAGCAAAGCGCTCGTGTCCGTGCTGCCTCCCGTAATTCTGGCTGGTAGTAGCCAGCACCTCGACACCCAACCACTTCATTCATTAACTCAGGAGCACCATTCCCATGCGAGTACCTAACCAATACGTCAAACCTTCGACCTACACCACTGCCATTATCAACGATGGCAATGAGCACTTGGCCGGGTCGATCCAATTCAACACCGCTGATGTCCGTAGCGATACCCTCGCGGCCACCGATGTGTCCGTCTATGTGCAAGCCCTCGTGGAAGCCGCTGAGGACCACTTGAACGGTGATGATTGGCGCGAAGCTGCCATGGAGGCGACCCCTTGCGAATTCCGTCCGGCTGGCTCTACTGCCACGGGTCAGCAAATCATTACGATGGCTGATCGTACCGTCACCTTCGACCCTCGTAAAAACTGGGATAACCAGACCATCAGCAAAGGTGCAGTCCTGGCCGGTTCTGTGATCTTTACGGAGCCAACCGATAAGGCATTGGCCATCAGTCACCGGGTCACCATCCTCGACCATAACCTGATGGCTGGCTTCACCGAGGGCTCCATGGCCCAGACCGCTGACAAGATCCTCCGTGATATTGAACTCAGTGCTGCTGGCAAGATCGCTGCAATCCTGTCGACTGCCCCAAGCACCGAGAGCTTCTCTGTGGCCAAGCCAACCGGCAAGCCTGTAGAGATCGCTGAGGACCTCATCGACACCTTGACCATGCACATCAACCAAACCGTGGGCACTGAGCTGAGCGACTTCGTGGTCCTGCTGCCTGTCTCTCTGGTAGCCGTTCTTAACCGTGCTGCTCAACGAGCTGGCGTAGGTGACCTTGAGGACCTCATTGGTGCCTCTGTGCAGCCTTACAGCGGTACTGACTATGGTCTGTTCCTGTTGCCCAAGCTGTTCACCTCGCTGAGCTACCGCGAAGGCCGTGACGGCAACGTTTGGAAGATCCAAGCGACCCGCAACGGTGCCCATCAATGCTGGGACCTTGAGATCATGGCTGTCGTGGACATCGTGGCTAACGGCAAGGTCAAGGTGAAGCTGACTGCTGATGGTCTTCAAACTGACACGGTAGCCTTTCCGATGATTACCAACGTCAAGCTGACCTGATCGCTTGATCTATGAGAGCCCCGTAAGACCGACCCAATGAGGG
This genomic window contains:
- a CDS encoding BRO-N domain-containing protein translates to MGIELDVLVGHPEHELIFVGIQVAKAAGLRDYSGSVMAYRQSKVGKDGPRFTIASFMEESSIKVPEDYRGQRLRSTTAMMTEPQTYQMLLRGNSPASEPFRKWVTEEVLPTIRKTGSYKAEESTNPIALGLMDELKALRADFAELKLLIQAMPTQGAPVVTVKSPYEGVTKGTVWYHKDLQAIRKAGDTLK